The proteins below are encoded in one region of Malaclemys terrapin pileata isolate rMalTer1 chromosome 8, rMalTer1.hap1, whole genome shotgun sequence:
- the DDX46 gene encoding probable ATP-dependent RNA helicase DDX46 isoform X1: protein MGRESRHYRKRSTSRGRSGSRSRSRSPADKRTKRGEDRRSRSRDRERRRERSRSRDKRRSRSRDRKRLRRSRSRERERSRERRRSRSRERKRSRSRSRRSRSTSPNKNKKTENRSRSKEKTEGVEVSKEKKKEKEDKEEEKDKDVSNFDQNKLEEEMRKRKERVEKWREEQRKKAMENIGELKKEIEEMKQGKKWSLEDDDDDEEETAEGEKEADEIEDEELDPLDAYMEEVKEEVKKFNMRSVKGGGGSEKKSGPTVTKVVTVVTTKKAAAESEKKKGELMENDQDAMEYSSEEEEVDLQTALTGYQTKQRKLLEPVDHGKIEYEPFRKNFYVEVPELAKMTLDEVNVYRLEMEGIVVKGKGCPKPIKTWVQCGISMKILSSLKKHGYEKPTPIQTQAIPAIMSGRDLIGIAKTGSGKTIAFLLPMFRHIMDQRSLEEGEGPIAVIMTPTRELALQITKECKKFSKTLGFRVVCVYGGTGISEQIAELKRGAEIIVCTPGRMIDMLAANNGRVTNLRRVTYVVLDEADRMFDMGFEPQVMRIVDNIRPDRQTVMFSATFPRAMEALARRILNKPIEVQVGGRSVVCSDVEQEVIVIEEENKFLKLLELLGHYQEKGSVIIFVDKQEHADGLLKDLMRASYPCMSLHGGIDQYDRDSIINDFKNGVCKLLVATSVAARGLDVKQLMLVVNYSCPNHYEDYVHRAGRTGRAGNKGFAFTFITEDQARYAGDIIKALELSGKPIPAELEKLWSDFKDQQKAEGKTIKKSSGFSGKGFKFDETEHALANERKKLQKAALGLQDSDDEDTALDIDEQIESMFNSKKRVKDMAAPGTSNVPTPTAGNAEKLEIAKRLALRINAQKNLGAEAQVLVPFHFKDVMQQATNAILRGGTIQAPTVSAKTIAEQLAEKINAKLNYVPIEKQEEEKQEGGQSESFKRYEEELEINDFPQTARWKVTSKEALQRISEYSEAAITIRGTYFPPGKEPKEGERKIYLAIESANELAVQKAKAEITRLIKEELIRLQNSYQPTNKGRYKVL, encoded by the exons ACATTATCGGAAGCGCTCTACATCACGTGGACGTTCTGGTAGCCGCTCTAGAAGTCGATCTCCAGCTGACAAAAGAACAAAACGTGGAGAAGACAGACGTTCTAGAAGTAGAGATCGAGAACGCAGGCGTGAGAGGTCACGCAGCAGGGACAAGAGGAGATCTCGGTCACGGGACAGGAAGCGCCTGAG ACGTTcaagaagcagagagagggaaCGGAGCAGAGAGAGAAGAAGATCACGCAGTCGAGAGAGGAAACGGTCCAGAAGCAGAAGTAGACGGTCCCGGTCCACCAGTCCTAACAAGaacaagaaaacagaaaacag ATCAAGGTCTAAAGAAAAGACAGAAGGTGTGGAAGtttccaaagaaaagaaaaaagagaaagaagacaaagaggaagaaaaggataAAGATGTTAGT AACTTTGATCAGAACAAACTAGAGGAGGAAATGAGAAAACGAAAAGAGAGAGtggagaaatggagggaagaaCAGCGCAAGAAGGCTATGGAAAACATAGGagaactgaaaaaagaaattgaagaGATGAAACAAGGCAAAAAATGGAGCTTAGAAGATGATGATG ATGACGAGGAGGAGACTGCAGAAGGGGAAAAAGAAGCAGATGAGATTGAAGATGAAGAATTAGATCCACTGGATGCTTATATGGAAGAAGTTAAAGAAGAGGTCAAGAAGTTTAATATGAGAAGTGTGAAAGGTGGAGGTGGGAGTGAAAAG AAATCTGGGCCGACTGTTACCAAAGTAGTAACCGTTGTGACAACCAAAAAGGCAGCTGCGGAATCAGAAAAGAAGAAAGGGGAGCTCATGGAGAATGACCAAGATGCAATGGAG TATTCGTCAGAAGAGGAGGAAGTTGATCTTCAGACTGCCCTGACAGGCTATCAGACCAAACAGAGGAAGCTGTTGGAACCAGTGGATCATGGAAAGATAGAATATGAGCCCTTCAGGAAAAACTTCTATGTTGAAGTACCAGAGCTGGCTAAAATGACCCTAGATG AGGTAAATGTATACAGGCTGGAAATGGAGGGCATTGTAGTCAAGGGAAAAGGCTGCCCCAAGCCAATCAAAACCTGGGTACAGTGTGGTATTTCCATGAAGATTCTCAGCTCTCTTAAGAA aCATGGCTATGAAAAGCCCACTCCCATCCAAACTCAGGCTATACCAGCAATTATGAGTGGACGTGACTTGATAGGCATTGCTAAAACAGGAAGTGGAAAGACCATTGCATTTCTGTTGCCTATGTTCAGACACATCATGGATCAGAGGTCATTAGAAGAAGGAGAAGGTCCAATAG CTGTCATCATGACCCCAACTCGAGAGTTGGCTTTACAAATTACCAAGGAATGTAAGAAGTTCTCAAAGACACTTGGGTTTAGAGTTGTCTGTGTCTATGGAGGAACAGGAATCAGTGAACAG ATTGCTGAACTAAAAAGAGGTGCTGAAATTATTGTTTGCACACCTGGACGTATGATTGACATGTTAGCAGCTAATAATG GTCGGGTGACAAACCTTCGCAGAGTTACATATGTTGTACTGGATGAAGCAGACAGAATGTTTGACATGGGTTTTGAACCTCAG GTCATGCGCATTGTAGATAACATCAGACCTGATCGTCAGACAGTCATGTTCTCTGCCACCTTCCCCAGAGCTATGGAGGCATTAGCTCGCCGAATTCTGAATAAGCCAATTGAGGTACAAGTTGGGGGCAGGAGTGTTGTCTGTTCTGATGTGGAACAAGAGGTG ATCGTGATAGAAGAAGAGAACAAGTTCTTGAAGTTACTTGAGCTTCTGGGACATTATCAAGAGAAAGGATCAGTCATCATATTTGTCGATAAACAGGAACACGCTGACGGGCTGCTGAAAGATTTAATGAGAGCCTCTTATCCCTGCATGTCACTTCATGGAG GTATTGATCAATATGACAGAGACAGCATAATTAATGATTTTAAGAACGGAGTGTGCAAACTTCTTGTGGCTACATCTGTAGCAGCACGAGGCTTGGATGTAAAGCAACTAATGCTGGTAGTCAATTACAGCTGTCCCAACCATTATGAAGACTATGTGCACAGAGCAGGCCGAACTGGACGAGCTGGCAACAAA GGATTTGCATTCACTTTCATTACTGAAGATCAGGCACGGTATGCTGGTGATATAATTAAGGCATTGGAATTGTCAGGGAAACCAATTCCTGCTGAGCTCGAGAAGCTCTGGAGTGACTTCAAAGATCAACAGAAGGCT GAGGGGAAGACTATTAAAAAGAGCAGCGGATTCTCTGGCAAAGGATTCAAGTTTGATGAAACAGAACATGCTTTGGCTAATGAGCGAAAGAAACTACAAAAAGCTGCTCTTGGCTTGCAGGATTCAGATGATGAGGATACCGCTCTCGAT ATTGATGAACAAATTGAGAGCATGTTCAATTCAAAAAAGAGAGTGAAAGACATGGCAGCACCGGGAACATCTAATGTTCCTACACCAACAGCTGGTAATGCAGAAAAACTGGAAATTGCCAAAAGACTAGCTTTAAGAATTAATGCTCAGAAGAATCTTGGAGCAGAGGCACAAGTATTGGTCCCTTTTCACTTTAAG GATGTGATGCAGCAGGCTACAAACGCTATCTTGAGAGGAGGCACAATTCAGGCTCCTACTGTATCTGCCAAAACTATTGCAGAGCAACTGGCTGAAAAGATAAATGCCAAACTCAACTATGTGCCCATAGAAAAACAAGAGGAAGAAAAACAGGAGGGAGGACAAAGTGAATCGTTTAAGAGATATGAGGAGGAATTAGAGATCAATGACTTCCCACAG ACTGCTAGGTGGAAGGTTACCTCCAAGGAAGCACTTCAGAGAATCAGTGAATATTCTGAAGCTGCCATTACAATCAGAGGAACGTATTTCCCTCCAGGCAAGGAGCCCAAGGAAGGAGAACGAAAAATTTACTTGGCTATAGAGA GTGCCAATGAACTGGCTGTGCAGAAAGCAAAGGCAGAAATCACTAGGCTTATAAAAGAAGAACTTATCAGACTG CAAAATTCATACCAGCCAACCAACAAAGGAAGATACAAAGTTCTGTAA
- the DDX46 gene encoding probable ATP-dependent RNA helicase DDX46 isoform X2 — translation MGRESRHYRKRSTSRGRSGSRSRSRSPADKRTKRGEDRRSRSRDRERRRERSRSRDKRRSRSRDRKRLRRSRSRERERSRERRRSRSRERKRSRSRSRRSRSTSPNKNKKTENRSRSKEKTEGVEVSKEKKKEKEDKEEEKDKDVSNFDQNKLEEEMRKRKERVEKWREEQRKKAMENIGELKKEIEEMKQGKKWSLEDDDDDEEETAEGEKEADEIEDEELDPLDAYMEEVKEEVKKFNMRSVKGGGGSEKKSGPTVTKVVTVVTTKKAAAESEKKKGELMENDQDAMEYSSEEEEVDLQTALTGYQTKQRKLLEPVDHGKIEYEPFRKNFYVEVPELAKMTLDEVNVYRLEMEGIVVKGKGCPKPIKTWVQCGISMKILSSLKKHGYEKPTPIQTQAIPAIMSGRDLIGIAKTGSGKTIAFLLPMFRHIMDQRSLEEGEGPIAVIMTPTRELALQITKECKKFSKTLGFRVVCVYGGTGISEQIAELKRGAEIIVCTPGRMIDMLAANNGRVTNLRRVTYVVLDEADRMFDMGFEPQVMRIVDNIRPDRQTVMFSATFPRAMEALARRILNKPIEVQVGGRSVVCSDVEQEVIVIEEENKFLKLLELLGHYQEKGSVIIFVDKQEHADGLLKDLMRASYPCMSLHGGIDQYDRDSIINDFKNGVCKLLVATSVAARGLDVKQLMLVVNYSCPNHYEDYVHRAGRTGRAGNKGFAFTFITEDQARYAGDIIKALELSGKPIPAELEKLWSDFKDQQKAEGKTIKKSSGFSGKGFKFDETEHALANERKKLQKAALGLQDSDDEDTALDIDEQIESMFNSKKRVKDMAAPGTSNVPTPTAGNAEKLEIAKRLALRINAQKNLGAEAQDVMQQATNAILRGGTIQAPTVSAKTIAEQLAEKINAKLNYVPIEKQEEEKQEGGQSESFKRYEEELEINDFPQTARWKVTSKEALQRISEYSEAAITIRGTYFPPGKEPKEGERKIYLAIESANELAVQKAKAEITRLIKEELIRLQNSYQPTNKGRYKVL, via the exons ACATTATCGGAAGCGCTCTACATCACGTGGACGTTCTGGTAGCCGCTCTAGAAGTCGATCTCCAGCTGACAAAAGAACAAAACGTGGAGAAGACAGACGTTCTAGAAGTAGAGATCGAGAACGCAGGCGTGAGAGGTCACGCAGCAGGGACAAGAGGAGATCTCGGTCACGGGACAGGAAGCGCCTGAG ACGTTcaagaagcagagagagggaaCGGAGCAGAGAGAGAAGAAGATCACGCAGTCGAGAGAGGAAACGGTCCAGAAGCAGAAGTAGACGGTCCCGGTCCACCAGTCCTAACAAGaacaagaaaacagaaaacag ATCAAGGTCTAAAGAAAAGACAGAAGGTGTGGAAGtttccaaagaaaagaaaaaagagaaagaagacaaagaggaagaaaaggataAAGATGTTAGT AACTTTGATCAGAACAAACTAGAGGAGGAAATGAGAAAACGAAAAGAGAGAGtggagaaatggagggaagaaCAGCGCAAGAAGGCTATGGAAAACATAGGagaactgaaaaaagaaattgaagaGATGAAACAAGGCAAAAAATGGAGCTTAGAAGATGATGATG ATGACGAGGAGGAGACTGCAGAAGGGGAAAAAGAAGCAGATGAGATTGAAGATGAAGAATTAGATCCACTGGATGCTTATATGGAAGAAGTTAAAGAAGAGGTCAAGAAGTTTAATATGAGAAGTGTGAAAGGTGGAGGTGGGAGTGAAAAG AAATCTGGGCCGACTGTTACCAAAGTAGTAACCGTTGTGACAACCAAAAAGGCAGCTGCGGAATCAGAAAAGAAGAAAGGGGAGCTCATGGAGAATGACCAAGATGCAATGGAG TATTCGTCAGAAGAGGAGGAAGTTGATCTTCAGACTGCCCTGACAGGCTATCAGACCAAACAGAGGAAGCTGTTGGAACCAGTGGATCATGGAAAGATAGAATATGAGCCCTTCAGGAAAAACTTCTATGTTGAAGTACCAGAGCTGGCTAAAATGACCCTAGATG AGGTAAATGTATACAGGCTGGAAATGGAGGGCATTGTAGTCAAGGGAAAAGGCTGCCCCAAGCCAATCAAAACCTGGGTACAGTGTGGTATTTCCATGAAGATTCTCAGCTCTCTTAAGAA aCATGGCTATGAAAAGCCCACTCCCATCCAAACTCAGGCTATACCAGCAATTATGAGTGGACGTGACTTGATAGGCATTGCTAAAACAGGAAGTGGAAAGACCATTGCATTTCTGTTGCCTATGTTCAGACACATCATGGATCAGAGGTCATTAGAAGAAGGAGAAGGTCCAATAG CTGTCATCATGACCCCAACTCGAGAGTTGGCTTTACAAATTACCAAGGAATGTAAGAAGTTCTCAAAGACACTTGGGTTTAGAGTTGTCTGTGTCTATGGAGGAACAGGAATCAGTGAACAG ATTGCTGAACTAAAAAGAGGTGCTGAAATTATTGTTTGCACACCTGGACGTATGATTGACATGTTAGCAGCTAATAATG GTCGGGTGACAAACCTTCGCAGAGTTACATATGTTGTACTGGATGAAGCAGACAGAATGTTTGACATGGGTTTTGAACCTCAG GTCATGCGCATTGTAGATAACATCAGACCTGATCGTCAGACAGTCATGTTCTCTGCCACCTTCCCCAGAGCTATGGAGGCATTAGCTCGCCGAATTCTGAATAAGCCAATTGAGGTACAAGTTGGGGGCAGGAGTGTTGTCTGTTCTGATGTGGAACAAGAGGTG ATCGTGATAGAAGAAGAGAACAAGTTCTTGAAGTTACTTGAGCTTCTGGGACATTATCAAGAGAAAGGATCAGTCATCATATTTGTCGATAAACAGGAACACGCTGACGGGCTGCTGAAAGATTTAATGAGAGCCTCTTATCCCTGCATGTCACTTCATGGAG GTATTGATCAATATGACAGAGACAGCATAATTAATGATTTTAAGAACGGAGTGTGCAAACTTCTTGTGGCTACATCTGTAGCAGCACGAGGCTTGGATGTAAAGCAACTAATGCTGGTAGTCAATTACAGCTGTCCCAACCATTATGAAGACTATGTGCACAGAGCAGGCCGAACTGGACGAGCTGGCAACAAA GGATTTGCATTCACTTTCATTACTGAAGATCAGGCACGGTATGCTGGTGATATAATTAAGGCATTGGAATTGTCAGGGAAACCAATTCCTGCTGAGCTCGAGAAGCTCTGGAGTGACTTCAAAGATCAACAGAAGGCT GAGGGGAAGACTATTAAAAAGAGCAGCGGATTCTCTGGCAAAGGATTCAAGTTTGATGAAACAGAACATGCTTTGGCTAATGAGCGAAAGAAACTACAAAAAGCTGCTCTTGGCTTGCAGGATTCAGATGATGAGGATACCGCTCTCGAT ATTGATGAACAAATTGAGAGCATGTTCAATTCAAAAAAGAGAGTGAAAGACATGGCAGCACCGGGAACATCTAATGTTCCTACACCAACAGCTGGTAATGCAGAAAAACTGGAAATTGCCAAAAGACTAGCTTTAAGAATTAATGCTCAGAAGAATCTTGGAGCAGAGGCACAA GATGTGATGCAGCAGGCTACAAACGCTATCTTGAGAGGAGGCACAATTCAGGCTCCTACTGTATCTGCCAAAACTATTGCAGAGCAACTGGCTGAAAAGATAAATGCCAAACTCAACTATGTGCCCATAGAAAAACAAGAGGAAGAAAAACAGGAGGGAGGACAAAGTGAATCGTTTAAGAGATATGAGGAGGAATTAGAGATCAATGACTTCCCACAG ACTGCTAGGTGGAAGGTTACCTCCAAGGAAGCACTTCAGAGAATCAGTGAATATTCTGAAGCTGCCATTACAATCAGAGGAACGTATTTCCCTCCAGGCAAGGAGCCCAAGGAAGGAGAACGAAAAATTTACTTGGCTATAGAGA GTGCCAATGAACTGGCTGTGCAGAAAGCAAAGGCAGAAATCACTAGGCTTATAAAAGAAGAACTTATCAGACTG CAAAATTCATACCAGCCAACCAACAAAGGAAGATACAAAGTTCTGTAA